A part of Onthophagus taurus isolate NC chromosome 7, IU_Otau_3.0, whole genome shotgun sequence genomic DNA contains:
- the LOC111428476 gene encoding potassium/sodium hyperpolarization-activated cyclic nucleotide-gated channel 2-like, producing MMSKNQVLKNRLFVKYGHDCSIPTLISDLPMFQQSTGIIAQIRNTWTRLRMCSEISNRARYYLQSQKCIEIERRNHLNHLFIIHPFSDLRLYWELFMVIVHMTMLIMFPFDLAFYKINLVENFTETASWRMVRFVTDIICLLDVIVAFNTAYYDKKRNIVMMDPKKIITKYLFSYFILDVISAFPSDIEVSSFGKTGRVYDDMNDFIMHMSVSKLLRVRNFVIYCDNTSKHFNIRRTTIKIMILISLYMFYFHFVTCMVILLISMDTVPHRYEYTIYNKSRTYMPYNLQLHAKLTYIYTFYQIAGVINNSDYLLANNGKYYVTSITIWITSKFFYFFLIAVILKIIECRAMAKQKYDELTTQLSEYMKHKQLPVYLQSRIWTYFEFQFQKSYFREDKILGAVSSTLRQEIQMHSCKKLVENVDFFRDLPMSFLMKIVTILHHEIFMTNDVILKANTYGDSMYFIATGTVAIYTKSGKEICHLTDGNHFGEVALVVKTEKRIASVVATECSEMYRLNRKDFMRALLPYPDLLTKIQHIAATRKEETDAADDRMSTKGEGGKDRHHHTISFSATNSPHLSMDSITLKLLDR from the coding sequence ATGATGTCAAAAAATCAAGTCTTAAAAAACCGTTTATTTGTGAAATATGGCCACGATTGCAGTATTCCAACATTGATTAGCGATCTCCCAATGTTCCAACAAAGCACTGGCATTATTGCACAAATTAGAAATACATGGACTCGTCTTCGAATGTGTTCCGAGATTAGTAATCGGGCCCGATACTATTTGCAAAgtcaaaaatgtattgaaatcGAAAGAAGAAATCATCTAAATCATTTGTTTATAATCCATCCGTTTAGTGACTTGAGATTGTATTGGGAATTGTTTATGGTTATTGTACATATGACGATGCTGATCATGTTTCCGTTTGATCTtgctttttataaaattaatttggttGAGAATTTTACCGAAACCGCAAGTTGGAGGATGGTAAGATTCGTGACGGATATTATTTGTTTACTCGACGTTATCGTTGCTTTTAACACTGCATATTACGATAAGAAGAGAAATATCGTTATGATGGaccctaaaaaaataattacgaaatatctttttagttatTTCATTTTAGACGTTATTTCGGCTTTTCCCAGTGATATTGAAGTATCTAGCTTTGGAAAAACAGGCAGGGTATACGACGATATGAATGATTTTATAATGCATATGTCCGTTTCTAAATTGTTGCGTGTAAGAAATTTCGTGATTTATTGCGACAACACATCTAAACACTTTAATATACGACGCACAACAATCAAGATTATGATACTTATATCattatatatgttttattttcattttgttaCATGCATGGTTATTCTTCTTATTAGCATGGATACGGTTCCCCATCGTTATGAATACACCATTTATAACAAATCGAGGACTTACATGCCATATAACTTACAATTACACGCAAAATTAACTTACATTTACACTTTCTATCAAATAGCTGGTGTAATAAACAATTCGGATTATTTGTTAGCAAATAACGGAAAGTATTATGTAACATCCATTACGATTTGgataacatcaaaatttttctatttctttcttATTGCCGTCATTCTCAAAATAATAGAATGCAGAGCCATGGcgaaacaaaaatatgatgaaCTAACCACGCAATTATCCGAATACATGAAGCATaaacaacttccggtttatcTACAATCGAGAATTTGGACGTACTTtgaatttcaatttcaaaaaagttattttagaGAGGATAAAATTTTGGGTGCCGTTTCGAGTACTTTACGTCAGGAAATTCAAATGCATAGTTGCAAGAAGTTGGTGGAAAACGTGGATTTCTTTCGCGACCTTCCCATGAGTTTTCTAATGAAAATCGTAACGATCCTCCATCACGAAATCTTTATGACTAACGATGTAATCCTAAAAGCGAATACGTACGGAGATTCTATGTACTTTATCGCCACCGGAACGGTTGCCATTTATACTAAATCAGGAAAAGAAATATGTCACCTTACAGATGGAAATCACTTTGGGGAAGTCGCTTTGGTTGTGAAAACGGAAAAAAGAATTGCTTCTGTAGTTGCCACGGAATGCTCAGAAATGTATCGATTGAATCGTAAGGATTTTATGCGTGCTTTGCTACCTTATCCGGACctcttaacaaaaattcaacatATTGCTGCTACAAGAAAAGAAGAAACGGACGCTGCTGATGATAGAATGAGTACAAAAGGAGAAGGTGGAAAAGATAGACACCATCACACTATTTCGTTCTCAGCTACTAATTCCCCACATTTATCGATGGATtctataacattaaaattacttgACCGCTGA